The Sulfolobus sp. A20 genomic interval AGCTTACAATTAAGGTTCCTATTACGAAACTTGTAGTTATTAAATTAGGAGTATTGTTGGCTTGCATAAATCCAAAATCTGGATTTGTAGCAGCTATGTACGTTAAATACGCGAAGTATCCTGCAGATACGATTCCAGCTATTGTTAATAAATGGTTTCTATCCTTATATCCCACTTTAACGCCTGCTACACTGACGATAAGGAAGTACAAACTTCCAAGTATGGTAGCTCCATATAAAGCTAAGGCTGCAGATAACGAGAACACTGGAATTAACAATAACCCAAGAGTTAAGCCTAAGTCTAGTACATGGGCAAAAACTGGAGACCCGTTTTTATTAACATTACTAAACTTTTCCGGTAAGACTCTGTCAAAAGATAAGGCGAATACGTATCTAGAAAATACTATTACTCCATATGCTAAAATGTAAATATTCCAAGCAATTAATCCTAAACCAATTATCCATTGCAATATTGGATTTGATGCTACTGCTATGGAAGCTGTCCAGAAGTTATAAATGACAGTTGGATATGCTTGTAGGTTAAAACTATATCCACCTACTACGTCCATTTCTAAGAAAGCTCCTGTCACGAGTAGTCCGGTCATTATTAACGCTATGGGTAGGTTCCACTTTAATACCTTTTTACCTTTGAATTCTGCTGATACTGCGGGTCCTGCCTGCATCCATGGATAGGTATATAGAGCGAAGAACGGTAAAAGGAAGAGCGTAGCTGTTATTGAGATAGATGGAGGTAAGAAAGATTGCTTAGTTGACGGTATACTAACGTTTAAGTTATTAGCTGATATAAAGGTGGATATTTTAGAGTAAAAGTCTCCGGCATTAACACCTAATACTATCATAGCTAACACAAGGCTAAATATTGAAAATATTCCTAGAACTGTTACTATATGATATCCCCATTTTGCTTTGAAAAT includes:
- a CDS encoding APC family permease; protein product: MSGRSTVFVRETSGLVKNVSTLDAVALNIGNMSAGVALFESISPYIQPGGVLWLASLIGFLFAIPQLIVYVYLNTKVPRTGGDYVWISRNLNGGLGSAMAMALMIESTAYFALIAFFTSSAINTVLTVIGEYQHSTSLLYIANNVIVNPYVTTPTLTQNLIIYGISALVFIIIILMNIFKAKWGYHIVTVLGIFSIFSLVLAMIVLGVNAGDFYSKISTFISANNLNVSIPSTKQSFLPPSISITATLFLLPFFALYTYPWMQAGPAVSAEFKGKKVLKWNLPIALIMTGLLVTGAFLEMDVVGGYSFNLQAYPTVIYNFWTASIAVASNPILQWIIGLGLIAWNIYILAYGVIVFSRYVFALSFDRVLPEKFSNVNKNGSPVFAHVLDLGLTLGLLLIPVFSLSAALALYGATILGSLYFLIVSVAGVKVGYKDRNHLLTIAGIVSAGYFAYLTYIAATNPDFGFMQANNTPNLITTSFVIGTLIVSFLIYHIAKISNKRKGIDISLAFKEIPPE